GATAGCCCAATACTGCCCAGCCGCTGGCGAGGACATACGGCACGTACGCCACGGCAAACGTGGCCATGGCCGCGGCGATAAAGCGGACCGGCCGCCGGTACAGCAGGGCCGGGGCGCTGATGACCGGGATGAGTTTGGTGGCCACCGCCGCGCCGAAGGCCACCCCGGAACCCAGGGTTCGCCCGCCCACCAGCAGCAGTGCCGCCGCCAAAGCCAGGGCGGCGCCCAATGCGTCCACGTGTGCACCGTTGATGGCTTCAAAGGCCACCAGCGGAGACCAGGCCCACCACACGGCTTGATGCGCGGGCCTCCCGGTGCGGCGCAGGAACGACAGCAACGCCACCGTGATGACGAGGCTGAGCAGGAGTCCGGACAGCTGGAACGCGATGAACCCCACCTCGGAACCCGGGACGAGTCGCACCGCCAGGAAATACAGCTCGGCCACCGCAGGATAGACCGTGGGCACGGCGGGCCTGTTGATGGCTGTGCACAGGGTGCCGCCGCCGGGAAGGTTGGTGGTGGTCTCGGTACCCGTCGGGAAGGGATTGCTACGGCAGCTTCCGTCCGGGCCGGCGTCCTGGAACAGCCAGGCCGGCCGCAGCGGCCGCAGCGCTTCGTCCGCCGGAACGTGGGCATAGGGAGAGATTCCGGCGTTCTGGACGATGCCGTCCCACGCGTACCGTGCGGAATCGTTGCTGGTGGCCGGCGGTGCGGCGATAGCTGCGGCTCCCACCAGCAGGGACCCCAGGAGGACGACGGCGGCCGCGTGGCGCGCCGGGATGCGGCGCGCCACCAGTGCCGCCGGGACGAAGACGGTCCAGGCCGCCAGCGTGCCAAGGGGGGACACCCACTCCGCGGACGGATCGGTGGTGACTGTCCACAAGACGATAACGGCGAGCAAAGCCACCAGGGCCAGCGCTGCCACGGCAGCCGAAGTGCCAGGCGCGCGCCGGGGTGTTGATTCGCTCACCCTTTGATCCTGCATCACCCACGGGCCGGTAGGCCATGAACCCAAGAGACCGTTTGCCTTTCGTAAGGTCTGGACCGGGACGACGGACGGGTCTTGGTGGTGTGATCTAGGTATGGACAGATTGACCACTTTCCTCCAACAGCGGATGGAAGCGGTGAACGGACGGGTCTCGTCGCCCTTGCGCAGCAAACGGCTGACAGTGGTGCTGGGCCGTTGGCTCGGCATTGCCTTCACTGTGTGCTTCTTGACCGGACTGTTCAGCCACCTTCTGCAGGATCCGCCGGCTTGGATGCTTCTCCTCACCCGTCCCGCGTGGCTGTACGTGGCTACCCAGGGCATCCACGTCACCACCGGGATAGCCTCCATCCCGCTCCTGGCGGCGAAGCTTTGGTCCGTGTACCCCGAACTCTTGCGCTGGCCTCCGCTTAAATCGGTGGTGCATGCATTCGAAAGGGCCTCGATTGCGCTCTTCGTGGCCGCTTCACTGGTGGAAGTCACCATCGGATTGCTCAACACTTTCCAGTGGTACCCCTGGCCGTTTTCCTTCAAGGATGTCCACTATTGGCTGGCCTGGGTCATCATCGGATCCTTGGCGCTCCACATCGCTGTCAAGATGCCCCTCATCCTGGCCCATTGGAGCCGTCGATCGGACGCGGCCGCCATCGCCGCCAACACTGAAGGGTCAGTGCCGGACAGCACAACGGTTCCGGCCGCCGTAAAGCGTGGAACCGGGCACGGCTGGAGCCGCAGGGGGTTCCTCGCGGCACTCACCGCAGGGACCGGCGTCGTCGTCTTGACGACGGCGGGCCAGTCCTTCGCCTGGCTGTCGGGCCTGAACCTCTTCGCGCCGCGCCGCATGGATACCGGCCCGCAGGGCGTACCCATCAACAGGACCGCAGCCCAAGCCGGTGTGGCGGACGCTGCGCTGGCCCCTGACTGGGTGCTGACCGTGTCTTCGGGATCGGTGCAGAGGACGTTCACGCTGGCACAGCTGGCGGCCATGCCGCAATACAGTTATGGATTGCCCATCGCCTGTGTGGAGGGCTGGAGCCAAGGGGCGCAATGGCGCGGCGTCCGGATCCGGGACCTGATGGCAACGGTGGGCGCGCCTTCTGGTGCAGAGTTGCAGATTTCCAGCATGGAGAAGGGTGGCGTCTACGGACGTTCCTTCATGCCCGCCGCATACAGCCAGGACGAGCAGACACTGCTGGCGCTCGAGCTGAACGGCGAACCGCTGGACCTCGACCATGGCTATCCGGCGCGGATCATCGCACCAGGTCGCCCGGGGGTCCTGCAGACCAAATGGGTGCACAAAGTGGAGGTGATCTGATGCAGCCACCGTTGGTGCGTCCGTCGGCGCCGGCGGGACACAGGACCGTCTGGTGGGTGAGGGCGGCGTTGGGCGCCCTGGGCCTTGCGGCACTCGGTTATGCGCTCTTCGGATTCCTGGCCAATGTGCCACCCGCCCAGCTGATCGGAGTGGCGGCCTGGCTTGCCGTGGCGTTGTTGGTGCACGACGGCGTGCTGGTTCCGCTGACGACGTTGGCCGGCGGCGGATTGTCGCGGCTGACGTATGGGCTGGGTCCCGTTCAACAGGGGATAGTGCGTGGCGCACTGCTGGTGGGGGCGCTAGTGACCTTGGTGGGAGCCCCGGTGATCCGTGCCCAGCAGGTGCTCCAGCCAAGCGGTCCGGGCAGCGGCGCCAACGGCACCGTCCTACAGGGGGATTATGTGCTGGCCTTGGGGATCTTCTGGGTGGTCCTGGTGGTGGCCGCGGCTGCGGTCGTGGTCGCCGTCGGGCTTTACGGCCGCCGTTCCAAGGTCAGGAAGACCCGGCCCTGAACGGTCCGGGTGGCTACGGCATTCAGCCCCGCCCGGACGGCATGGGAAGCTAACGCTTTCGCGCCGGCGCGGGCCCAAGGAAAGGCTGCGCTGGCGCGTCCGTCTGAATCTTCCAGCACCGCCGGATAGGCCACATCGAGAAGATCCGGGGCTTCGGCCTCTGCCAGCACTTGACCGCCCGGGGCCAGCAGTGAGGCAACACGTTCCAGAAGCAACCGGATGTTCCCGCCGATGCCGATGTTCCCATCCAGCAACAGGGCCGAACCCCAACTTCCCTCGTGCGGGACGGGGTCAAAGATGGAGCCAAGGATCGCCGCGCCCCCACGGTCGGTGGCCAGCCGCACGGCGGCGGCGCTCGAATCGACGCCCATGGACGCCAGCCCCAGTTCCCGGGCGGCCTCCAGCATCCGGCCGGGGCCGCAGCCGACGTCGAGGACGGGCCCGCGGAGGGTGCGAAGCAGCTCGCGCTCGCCGGTCGTGGCCGGGCCGGACCAACTGAGCATGTTGAAGTGGACCGGCCCGATGGTTTCGCGGCAGGCAGGTTCCGGACGCAGCGTCAGGTAGCCCAGGCCGCGGGGCAGGCTACGGGCATAAGGTTCGTGTCCTCCCTGTCCGAAGAGGGCTTGGCCAAACAGGGCCTGTCCAGAGAGGCCAAGCGGGTCGGTGCCCGCAGAAAAAGAGTCAGCCCGGGTGCTGGAACCCTTGGAGACTGCCTGGATGCTCATCGCAGGGCACCCCACGTGGGCACGGCGCCGGACGGCACCACAAGCGGCATGGCCGCCGCCGGCAGTCCCCTGCGCAGGCGCTCGACTGCGCGGGCAAAGGGGGTCCCGATGCATTGTTGCGCGGCAGCCAGGGCGTCGGCGAAATAGTCCACATCCGTCAAGACGGGCAACAGCCCCACGTCCACGCCGGCGCGGGCCAGCCGGTCCAATTGCTGCGCCCCGGTCTGCGGGGTGGACATTTCCACTCCGCGGAGCAGGCCGCCGTCGGGCCTGTGCAGGCCCAACGCCCAGAAGCCGCCGTCCGACGCCGAGCCGAACCATGCGCCGCGATGCGGTGCCGGAGCGGGGGTTGCCCAGTCAGCCAGCAGCGGGGCCAACTGGTCCCGGCATAGCTGGGGCGTGTCCATGCCCAGGATCAGCAACGGTCCGTCGGCGAGCGCACAGATGGCCGCCAGCCGCTCGTCCAGGCTACCGGCACCCTGGGCGAATACTTCGAAACCCGCGGCGTCCCCTGGTTGCGGCGTGCCCTCGAACACCAGCAAACGCCTGGCCGCGGGAAGGGACCGGACTGTCTCCAGCGTCTGGCTCAGGCTGGTCTGGGCCAGGGCTGCGGCCTGCTCCGGGATGAGCGGGGGAGTGAGGCGCGTCTTGACCCTGCCGGGGACGCACTGTTTGGCAATGACGGCCACGGTGAGCTTCACGGCGTCGCTCCTTGAGTATCGGCCGGTGGTCGTTCGGCTCGCCTGCCGCGCTCTGTCTCCGGCGTCTGCAGCGACGCGGCGGCCAATTGCGTCGCCATGTCTTTGAGGGCCGTGACAGTTCCGCGGAGTGTCCCTGTGACCTTGGACTTCCCCATGCGGGGCGCATAGTCGACCGGGATCTCAGCCACGCGCCAGCCGTCGCGGTGGGCCTTGAGGAACATCTCCAGCGGGTAGCCGCTGCGACGGTCCTTGAGGTCCAGTCCCAGAAGTGCGCTGCGCCGGGCAAGGCGAAGGGGGCCAAGATCCGTGACAGGAATGCCGGTGAGCCGGCGCAACCGCCGGCTCAGGGCCATATTCGCCAGGCGGGCGTGGATCGGCCAGGCACCGCGGGCCGGCCGCCGCGCGCCCAGCACCAGATCGGCACGACCGGTGCGGACGAGGTCCAGCATCGGGGCCAGTTGGGCGGGGTCCAGTGAGCCATCGCAATCGCAGAAGGCGACGAACTCGGCCGTGGCTGCGAGCAATCCGGCATGCGCCGCCGCGCCAAAGCCGCGCCTCGGCTCGACGACGACGGTGGCCCCCAGACTGGTGGCCAGGGCACCGGAGCCGTCGGTCGACCCGTTGTCTACGACGATCGCGCGGTATCCGGATGGCAAGGCTCCGAGCACCGTGGGAAGGGCCGAACGCTCGTTGAGACACGGCAGCACCACGTCCACGAGCGCTGCGGGTTGACCGCCGTCGTCGTCAGCCGGTCCGTTGGGGATGCCGGCCGTGCCGATTCCATCGTGCGGACCGCGTGAACCGCTTTGCTCTTTCTCCACCCTTTGACCGTAGGATCCACAGGCCCCGCGCGACAGGCGGAAATCCTTACGGAACCGGGACGTTTGCCCTCCGGCGGCCTAGCTTGGATCGCCGCGCAGCGGTGCGGTGGCGAATTCGTGCATTCCGTCCTCAAAACCGTGCTTGGGGATCCAACCCAGCTCGGCCCGGGCCCGCGCCGAGCTGGCGGTGATATGCCGGACGTCGCCCAGCCGGAATTCGCCGGTGACCACAGGGTCAGGCGCCCCGGCAAAAGAACTCAGGACCGCCGCCATCTGTCCAATGGTGTGGACCTCCGAGGCGCCGATGTTGTACGCACTCACCCGGCCGTGCGCAATCCGGCCTGCCACCAACGCGTCAATGGACGACAGATTCGCCTCCGCAACGTCCCGGACATGGACGAAACTGCGCCGCTGCCCGCCATCCTCGAACACCCGCACGGCCTCTCCACGTGCAAGTGCTGAGCGGAACAGGCTGGCCACGCCCGCGTAGGGGGTGTTTTTGGGCATCCGAGGGCCGTAGACGTTGTGGTACCGGAGTGCGACGGCGGTGCCTCCGGTTGAGCGCGCCCACGCGGAAGCCAGGTTCTCCTGGGCCAACTTGGAGGCAGCATAGACGTTCCGCGGATCCATGGCCGCGTCTTCGCTGACCAGCGCCGGGAGCAGCAGCTCACCGGTGGCAGGATCGCGGGGGTCAAAGACTCCGTGCTCCAGATCCTCGACCCGGCGCGGGCCGGGGCGGACCGGCTTGCCAGTTGAATCGGTGTAAGCGCCCTCACCGTAGACCACCATCGAGGAAGCCAGGACAAGATTGTCGACGCCTGAGGCCGCCATGCCTGCCAGGAGGACGGCCGTGGCCAGGTCATTGTTGCGGATGTAGTCCGAAGCATCGGAGAAGTCCACGCCGAGGCCCACTTTGGCGCTCTGGTGCACGACGACGTCCACTCCCGCGAGCGCTGCTGCCACGGCGGCCGGGTCTCCGACGTCGCCCACCTGCAGGGGCACGCCGCGAATTCCCGGCGGTCGATCCGGGTGCACAGCCGGATCCAATGAGTCCAGGATCCGGACTTCCCAGCCGCGCGCCACGGCGGCGTCGACGATATGGCTGCCGATGAAGCCGGCTCCGCCGGTGACCAGAATCCTCATGGCCCTGTTCGTGTCGTACCATGGCCGGCCGGGCCGGCGGCTCCCATCACGGTGGCCACCGCGGCGGGCGGCATGAGCGCCATCCGCCACATTCCGCCGTCGTTCGCTGGCTCAGCGCCGGCCAACCCAGCGGATACTGTCCGCACCGCGTCGGACAACACCGCGAGGATCCGCGGCTGCGCGGCCGCCAGTCGGCCCAGAACCAGTTCAGCCGTCACGGGTTCGGAACCGTCATGCCCCGTGTCGGCATCCGTAATGAATGCCAGCGCGGCGAAATGCATGTTCAACTCCGCCGCGAGCATCGGCTCCGGGTACTGGGTCATGCTGATCAGCTGCGCGCCGGACTGAACCAGGGCTGCGGACTCGGCCTTAGTCGAGAAACGCGGACCATTGATGACCGCCACGGTTCCCGCCCCGGCGAAGTCTTCGCTCCGGCGCTCCAGGGCCGCGATGAGGGCTGCGCGCAACGGGGCGCTGAAGGGCTCGGCGGCGGGCAAGTGCTGGACCCCGGTGGGCAGCGAGCCGTCATAGAAGGTGTCCGCGCGGCCCCAGGTCTTGTCCAGGACCTGATCCGGTACCGCAAAAGTGCCGGTTCCGTGGCTGGAAACCAATCCGCCCACGGCCGCGGAGGAGATAACAGCCTCTACGCCGAGGCTCCTGAGGGCCCAGAGGTTGGCGCGGTAGTTGATTTGCTGCGGGGCAACGCTGTGCCTGCGGCCGTGCCGGCTTAGGAATGCGACCACCGGGCCGTCGTCGCCGCCGCCGGGGCCGTCCGGCGCGGCCAGCCTGGCGACCGTCACGGCACCGGAGGGAGAACCGAACGGGGTCGGGATGTCCAGTGTGTCGAGCACGACGGCCCCGGGCAGCTTGTACAGGCCGGTGCCGCCTACTATTGCAATCCGTGCCCGGGGTTCTGCGTGGTCTTCGGGGAGCAGTGACATGACCCCATCATCCCAACGCCGGCCCTCGCCGTCGCGGGTGAATCCTTACGGATCCCGAACGCACACGCTGG
This genomic interval from Arthrobacter sp. FW306-2-2C-D06B contains the following:
- a CDS encoding glycosyltransferase 87 family protein, which produces MSESTPRRAPGTSAAVAALALVALLAVIVLWTVTTDPSAEWVSPLGTLAAWTVFVPAALVARRIPARHAAAVVLLGSLLVGAAAIAAPPATSNDSARYAWDGIVQNAGISPYAHVPADEALRPLRPAWLFQDAGPDGSCRSNPFPTGTETTTNLPGGGTLCTAINRPAVPTVYPAVAELYFLAVRLVPGSEVGFIAFQLSGLLLSLVITVALLSFLRRTGRPAHQAVWWAWSPLVAFEAINGAHVDALGAALALAAALLLVGGRTLGSGVAFGAAVATKLIPVISAPALLYRRPVRFIAAAMATFAVAYVPYVLASGWAVLGYLPEYLRSEGYDGQDSPRFTLLKLVLPASWAGPASLVLLLALAIYVWRTTDDSRPWDGQVLMVGGMLLIVSPSYPWYALLLLPFVVLSDRYEFTAIAPVLALMYFTGAEPYGPLAARLGLGAVVVILAVATVARRRRQHANR
- a CDS encoding molybdopterin-dependent oxidoreductase; this encodes MDRLTTFLQQRMEAVNGRVSSPLRSKRLTVVLGRWLGIAFTVCFLTGLFSHLLQDPPAWMLLLTRPAWLYVATQGIHVTTGIASIPLLAAKLWSVYPELLRWPPLKSVVHAFERASIALFVAASLVEVTIGLLNTFQWYPWPFSFKDVHYWLAWVIIGSLALHIAVKMPLILAHWSRRSDAAAIAANTEGSVPDSTTVPAAVKRGTGHGWSRRGFLAALTAGTGVVVLTTAGQSFAWLSGLNLFAPRRMDTGPQGVPINRTAAQAGVADAALAPDWVLTVSSGSVQRTFTLAQLAAMPQYSYGLPIACVEGWSQGAQWRGVRIRDLMATVGAPSGAELQISSMEKGGVYGRSFMPAAYSQDEQTLLALELNGEPLDLDHGYPARIIAPGRPGVLQTKWVHKVEVI
- a CDS encoding class I SAM-dependent methyltransferase — its product is MSIQAVSKGSSTRADSFSAGTDPLGLSGQALFGQALFGQGGHEPYARSLPRGLGYLTLRPEPACRETIGPVHFNMLSWSGPATTGERELLRTLRGPVLDVGCGPGRMLEAARELGLASMGVDSSAAAVRLATDRGGAAILGSIFDPVPHEGSWGSALLLDGNIGIGGNIRLLLERVASLLAPGGQVLAEAEAPDLLDVAYPAVLEDSDGRASAAFPWARAGAKALASHAVRAGLNAVATRTVQGRVFLTLERRP
- a CDS encoding TIGR04282 family arsenosugar biosynthesis glycosyltransferase; the encoded protein is MKLTVAVIAKQCVPGRVKTRLTPPLIPEQAAALAQTSLSQTLETVRSLPAARRLLVFEGTPQPGDAAGFEVFAQGAGSLDERLAAICALADGPLLILGMDTPQLCRDQLAPLLADWATPAPAPHRGAWFGSASDGGFWALGLHRPDGGLLRGVEMSTPQTGAQQLDRLARAGVDVGLLPVLTDVDYFADALAAAQQCIGTPFARAVERLRRGLPAAAMPLVVPSGAVPTWGALR
- a CDS encoding glycosyltransferase family 2 protein, translated to MEKEQSGSRGPHDGIGTAGIPNGPADDDGGQPAALVDVVLPCLNERSALPTVLGALPSGYRAIVVDNGSTDGSGALATSLGATVVVEPRRGFGAAAHAGLLAATAEFVAFCDCDGSLDPAQLAPMLDLVRTGRADLVLGARRPARGAWPIHARLANMALSRRLRRLTGIPVTDLGPLRLARRSALLGLDLKDRRSGYPLEMFLKAHRDGWRVAEIPVDYAPRMGKSKVTGTLRGTVTALKDMATQLAAASLQTPETERGRRAERPPADTQGATP
- a CDS encoding NAD-dependent epimerase/dehydratase family protein, with the protein product MRILVTGGAGFIGSHIVDAAVARGWEVRILDSLDPAVHPDRPPGIRGVPLQVGDVGDPAAVAAALAGVDVVVHQSAKVGLGVDFSDASDYIRNNDLATAVLLAGMAASGVDNLVLASSMVVYGEGAYTDSTGKPVRPGPRRVEDLEHGVFDPRDPATGELLLPALVSEDAAMDPRNVYAASKLAQENLASAWARSTGGTAVALRYHNVYGPRMPKNTPYAGVASLFRSALARGEAVRVFEDGGQRRSFVHVRDVAEANLSSIDALVAGRIAHGRVSAYNIGASEVHTIGQMAAVLSSFAGAPDPVVTGEFRLGDVRHITASSARARAELGWIPKHGFEDGMHEFATAPLRGDPS
- a CDS encoding MTAP family purine nucleoside phosphorylase: MSLLPEDHAEPRARIAIVGGTGLYKLPGAVVLDTLDIPTPFGSPSGAVTVARLAAPDGPGGGDDGPVVAFLSRHGRRHSVAPQQINYRANLWALRSLGVEAVISSAAVGGLVSSHGTGTFAVPDQVLDKTWGRADTFYDGSLPTGVQHLPAAEPFSAPLRAALIAALERRSEDFAGAGTVAVINGPRFSTKAESAALVQSGAQLISMTQYPEPMLAAELNMHFAALAFITDADTGHDGSEPVTAELVLGRLAAAQPRILAVLSDAVRTVSAGLAGAEPANDGGMWRMALMPPAAVATVMGAAGPAGHGTTRTGP